The following coding sequences lie in one Silene latifolia isolate original U9 population chromosome 5, ASM4854445v1, whole genome shotgun sequence genomic window:
- the LOC141657494 gene encoding uncharacterized protein LOC141657494, with translation MLATPKFGSFATLILNLRLPISSSSNFCSNRNGYRHFSSGNEWEKLLKPYDIQHLHNSFNFLTPYRLCKLLKLPIDLPTSIELFQWAATQKGYSHSFDVYYALIHKLGAAQQFKEIESLLLKMKEEGIVFRESLFMLIMRYYGKAELPGQATRLLLDMRNVYGIEPSFKSYNVVLEVLVDGNCHQVAPNVFYDMLSRGVSPTAYTFGIVMKALCKVNEVDNAWSLLRDMAKYGCVPNAIIYQTLIYSLSKVSRVNDAMILLEEMLLMGCVPDVETFNSVILGLCKTSRIHDAAKLVDRMLTRGFSPNAVTYEFLMQSLCKQGQVNEARALLSKVPEPNVFLFNTLINGYVVIGKFNEAKSIVQENMVGPSCRPDLHTYNILIRGLCKEGSLDSAQELFLEMERKGCKPNVTTYTILIDCFCKKGKFDEAMSIVGQMSERGLKLNTTGYNSFICAFFKVGKVQEALRTFAEMARNDCKPDIYTFNSLIHGLCKVDRMDEALRLFKDMLLEGVIANSVTYNTLVHAYLRRGATEEALKLINDMIFRGLPLDEITYNGLIKALCQSGAVEKALGLFEEMGRKGIKLSIIASNILINGLCKAQKVQDALDFFREMPYRALTPDVVTYNTLINGLCKVERIEEAVGLYERLQVEGIVPDSVTYNTLINWHCRLNMPKEALVLLYRGLNDGFVPNSVTWYLLVLHFVTNK, from the coding sequence ATGTTAGCAACACCTAAATTTGGTTCTTTTGCAACTCTAATTCTCAATCTTCGTTTACCTATTTCTTCATCATCTAATTTCTGTTCGAATCGAAACGGGTATCGCCATTTTAGTAGTGGGAATGAATGGGAAAAGTTACTTAAACCCTATGACATTCAACATCTTCACAATTCTTTCAATTTCCTCACACCTTATAGATTATGTAAATTGCTTAAACTTCCTATTGATTTGCCCACTTCAATTGAGCTTTTTCAATGGGCTGCTACCCAGAAAGGGTATTCGCATTCGTTTGACGTCTATTATGCTTTGATTCATAAGCTTGGTGCTGCTCAACAGTTCAAGGAGATAGAGAGTTTATTGTTGAAAATGAAAGAGGAAGGTATTGTTTTTAGAGAATCCCTGTTTATGTTGATAATGAGGTATTATGGCAAGGCGGAGTTGCCGGGTCAAGCAACTAGGTTATTGTTGGATATGAGGAATGTGTATGGAATTGAGCCTAGTTTTAAATCGTACAATGTAGTGTTGGAAGTTTTGGTGGATGGAAACtgtcatcaggttgctcccaatGTTTTCTATGATATGTTGAGTAGGGGTGTATCCCCGACTGCGTATACGTTTGGCATTGTGATGAAAGCGCTTTGTAAGGTTAATGAGGTGGACAATGCTTGGTCTCTACTTAGGGACATGGCCAAGTATGGTTGTGTCCCTAATGCCATCATTTATCAAACTTTGATTTATTCTTTATCAAAGGTTTCTAGAGTGAATGATGCTATGATCTTATTGGAAGAGATGTTGTTGATGGGCTGTGTTCCTGATGTAGAAACATTCAATTCCGTTATACTTGGACTTTGTAAGACTAGTCGGATACATGACGCAGCTAAGTTGGTTGATCGGATGCTTACTAGGGGTTTCTCCCCTAATGCCGTAACCTATGAGTTTTTGATGCAGAGTCTATGTAAACAAGGGCAAGTCAATGAGGCAAGGGCTTTGTTGAGCAAGGTTCCTGAACCCAATGTTTTCTTGTTTAATACCTTGATTAATGGTTATGTTGTTATTGGGAAGTTTAACGAAGCCAAGAGTATTGTGCAAGAAAACATGGTTGGTCCTAGCTGTCGACCAGATTTACATACCTACAACATACTAATCCGTGGTCTATGCAAGGAAGGGTCTCTGGATTCAGCTCAGGAACTCTTTCTAGAGATGGAACGCAAGGGATGTAAGCCTAACGTGACTACTTATACTATCTTGATTGACTGCTTTtgtaagaaagggaaatttgatGAAGCCATGTCTATCGTGGGTCAGATGTCAGAAAGAGGCCTAAAACTTAATACTACTGGGTACAATAGCTTTATATGCGCCTTTTTCAAAGTGGGGAAAGTCCAAGAGGCATTGAGAACATTTGCCGAAATGGCAAGGAACGATTGTAAACCCGACATATATACATTCAATTCTTTGATACATGGGCTATGCAAGGTCGACAGAATGGATGAGGCCTTGAGATTATTTAAAGATATGCTCCTGGAAGGTGTGATTGCCAACTCAGTTACATACAATACATTAGTCCATGCTTATTTGAGAAGGGGTGCAACCGAAGAGGCCCTTAAGCTTATCAATGATATGATATTCCGAGGACTGCCTCTCGATGAGATAACTTACAATGGCCTCATTAAGGCACTTTGTCAGAGTGGTGCTGTGGAGAAAGCTTTGGGTTTATTTGAAGAAATGGGCAGAAAAGGAATTAAGCTTAGCATTATAGCATCTAATATACTAATCAATGGTCTCTGCAAAGCCCAAAAAGTTCAAGATGCACTCGACTTTTTCAGAGAAATGCCATATAGAGCTTTGACTCCAGATGTAGTTACTTATAATACCCTGATAAATGGTTTGTGCAAGGTGGAACGTATTGAAGAGGCTGTTGGTCTCTACGAGCGATTGCAAGTGGAAGGAATCGTTCCTGATTCTGTAACTTATAACACTTTAATTAACTGGCATTGTAGGCTTAACATGCCTAAGGAAGCCTTGGTATTGCTATATAGAGGGCTAAATGATGGCTTTGTCCCCAACTCTGTTACATGGTATTTACTCGTTCTTCATTTTGTAACCAATAAATGA